From the genome of Lawsonella clevelandensis, one region includes:
- a CDS encoding aminotransferase class I/II-fold pyridoxal phosphate-dependent enzyme, which translates to MSTRSKALTPSQQSVLHSVQSISRPSSDTPIVRQDTPRPATHSFIDLASNDYLGLARHPRVQAAAHQAIDQWGVGATGSRVVAGTVPLHHRCETKIAAFLGFPAALLFSSGYLANLAAVTALVPPGATLICDTRNHASLIDACRLTTAPRIICDVANPQELAAALHQVASAVVICDVVDSTDGSVLDIPAIYHTTHVAGALLIADFAHGLGVLGPDGRGALPALWTAGQAPTDLVITCTLSKALGSQGGVVLCSAEQRQHLVNTARPFIFDTALAPSCAAAATAAVEIVAREPTRVEALHQHMSALTNALDLPPVAAGVVAIPLGNPMRASVVHRTVLSAGVEVGCFRPPSVPWQRSGLRLGGRADLSPEQLARAVTVLRDALQQGN; encoded by the coding sequence ATGTCCACCCGCAGCAAGGCACTTACCCCATCCCAGCAGAGCGTACTCCATTCCGTGCAGAGCATCTCACGCCCCTCTTCGGATACCCCTATTGTTCGTCAGGACACGCCACGGCCAGCCACACACTCATTCATTGATCTAGCCAGCAACGACTATCTGGGTCTGGCACGACATCCGCGAGTACAGGCTGCCGCACATCAGGCAATTGACCAGTGGGGTGTAGGCGCAACAGGCTCTCGGGTAGTGGCCGGTACCGTCCCTCTACACCATCGCTGTGAAACAAAAATCGCCGCCTTCCTCGGGTTCCCCGCTGCTCTCCTCTTTTCCTCGGGATACCTTGCTAATCTGGCAGCCGTAACCGCGCTAGTTCCGCCGGGCGCCACCCTCATCTGCGACACCCGCAACCATGCCAGCCTTATCGACGCCTGTCGCCTCACCACAGCTCCCCGCATTATCTGTGACGTGGCGAACCCGCAGGAACTGGCTGCTGCCCTTCATCAGGTGGCTTCCGCAGTCGTCATCTGCGATGTGGTGGACTCCACCGATGGGAGTGTGCTCGACATTCCCGCTATTTACCACACCACTCACGTGGCAGGTGCACTGCTCATTGCCGATTTCGCACACGGGCTCGGAGTGCTGGGACCCGATGGTCGAGGCGCACTTCCCGCACTGTGGACAGCTGGCCAGGCGCCTACAGATCTTGTCATCACCTGCACGCTTTCCAAGGCTCTGGGGAGTCAAGGGGGAGTAGTACTGTGCTCCGCGGAGCAGCGTCAACATTTGGTTAATACCGCCCGTCCCTTCATCTTCGATACGGCTCTCGCACCTTCCTGTGCCGCTGCAGCGACTGCCGCAGTGGAGATTGTTGCCCGTGAACCCACTCGTGTTGAGGCGCTCCACCAACACATGTCGGCGCTAACAAATGCTCTCGACCTTCCTCCGGTTGCTGCTGGAGTTGTCGCCATCCCGCTGGGTAACCCCATGCGTGCCAGTGTTGTCCACCGCACAGTACTCTCTGCTGGAGTGGAGGTGGGGTGTTTCCGTCCGCCAAGTGTGCCGTGGCAACGAAGTGGATTGCGGTTAGGGGGCCGAGCTGACCTCTCTCCTGAACAGCTGGCACGCGCCGTTACCGTGTTGCGAGACGCACTTCAACAGGGGAATTAA
- a CDS encoding arsenate-mycothiol transferase ArsC: MSNTDNLPLVYFLGANNVEKSAMAEAITNARHGNLFKAYSAGTNCEPDLPRDADCVAACAEAGITLDGVSTPVDEELLRSANLVIIVSRKMTIDPVPGMKGIILRWGVDEPADTGISGRERANLLRDYLIRRVDALAVGTMTSDGTLRSGYRGEDILDQTGGQKSSRRLTSVK; this comes from the coding sequence ATGAGCAATACCGACAATCTTCCTCTCGTCTACTTCCTCGGCGCCAATAACGTCGAGAAGAGCGCAATGGCGGAAGCGATCACCAACGCCCGCCACGGAAACCTTTTCAAAGCCTACTCTGCTGGTACGAACTGTGAACCGGATCTCCCCCGGGACGCAGATTGTGTCGCCGCGTGTGCCGAGGCCGGCATTACCCTTGACGGCGTCTCCACCCCCGTTGACGAAGAACTCCTCCGCTCCGCCAATCTCGTCATTATCGTCTCCCGCAAGATGACAATCGACCCGGTACCCGGAATGAAAGGCATCATACTTCGCTGGGGTGTTGATGAACCCGCCGACACCGGCATTTCTGGTCGCGAACGCGCCAACCTGCTGCGCGACTACCTCATTCGACGTGTCGACGCACTGGCTGTAGGCACCATGACCAGCGATGGCACCCTCCGCTCCGGTTACCGCGGAGAAGACATCCTCGACCAAACCGGTGGGCAGAAGTCGAGCCGTCGTCTCACCAGCGTGAAATAA
- a CDS encoding glycoside hydrolase family 27 protein has protein sequence MPRNFRVRFASAALACATIAGSLVINPTQAQAANNGVALTPPMGWSSWNAFRCNITEGKIRAMADAMVKLGLKDAGYTYINIDDCWQASTRDANGNLRGDPKRFPSGMKALADYIHSKGLKAGIYATPGTRTCANIWDKYPGKLGSLGHEQQDANTFAKWGYDFLKYDWCKADDDGQDQQAAFTKMARALKKTGRPIVYSIHTEPELPVLAWEPTVANMWRTTPDIQDNWTSMIGTGLINLFGQRYQRPGAWNDADMLEVGNGGMTYREYRTHMTLWSIMGSPLMIGTDLRKLHPSNLGLLNNPYMTAVNQDPLGAAAQTVYFNGQSLIVVRRLTYGRVAVAIFNLFGQVQQNSLWFSTLTQHGLKQSSNYLVTDVWGGYNRLGKRYVDGRLEKHDSIFYIVTPVTARQVDAFKRSEAARKAHEKAETKRIREEKAQAYSEKVKAQKEATQPAKDKSPLGKLFG, from the coding sequence ATGCCTCGTAACTTCCGGGTTCGATTCGCCAGCGCCGCTCTCGCGTGTGCCACCATTGCTGGCAGCCTGGTGATCAATCCCACTCAGGCTCAGGCTGCTAACAACGGCGTCGCCCTCACGCCTCCCATGGGCTGGAGTAGCTGGAACGCCTTTCGCTGCAACATCACTGAAGGAAAGATCCGAGCCATGGCCGATGCCATGGTGAAATTGGGTCTCAAAGATGCCGGCTACACCTACATCAATATCGATGACTGCTGGCAAGCCTCCACCCGTGATGCCAACGGCAACCTGCGTGGGGACCCCAAGCGCTTCCCGTCAGGCATGAAGGCGTTGGCAGACTACATCCACTCCAAGGGCCTCAAAGCTGGCATCTACGCCACCCCTGGCACCCGCACTTGTGCAAACATCTGGGACAAATACCCAGGAAAACTCGGCTCGCTAGGCCACGAACAACAGGATGCTAACACCTTCGCCAAGTGGGGCTACGACTTCCTGAAATACGACTGGTGCAAGGCCGACGACGACGGCCAGGACCAGCAAGCCGCATTCACCAAGATGGCGCGGGCACTCAAGAAGACTGGCCGCCCCATCGTCTACTCCATCCACACTGAACCCGAGCTTCCGGTGCTCGCCTGGGAGCCCACCGTCGCCAACATGTGGCGCACCACTCCCGACATCCAAGACAACTGGACGTCCATGATCGGCACCGGCCTCATCAACCTCTTCGGGCAGCGCTACCAGCGCCCTGGCGCCTGGAACGACGCGGACATGCTGGAGGTCGGCAATGGTGGTATGACCTACCGCGAATACCGCACTCACATGACCCTTTGGTCCATCATGGGTTCCCCCCTCATGATCGGCACCGACCTGCGCAAACTTCACCCCAGTAACCTGGGCCTGCTCAACAACCCGTACATGACCGCCGTCAACCAGGACCCGCTGGGTGCCGCAGCGCAGACCGTCTACTTCAACGGACAGTCCCTGATTGTGGTGCGTCGCCTGACCTACGGTCGTGTCGCCGTCGCCATCTTCAACCTCTTCGGACAGGTGCAGCAGAACTCCCTGTGGTTCAGCACTCTCACCCAACACGGGCTGAAACAGTCCAGCAACTACCTCGTAACCGATGTGTGGGGCGGATACAACCGCCTCGGTAAGCGGTACGTGGATGGGCGCCTGGAAAAGCACGATTCCATCTTCTACATTGTCACGCCGGTCACGGCTCGCCAGGTGGATGCCTTCAAACGCTCCGAAGCTGCACGCAAGGCCCATGAGAAGGCAGAAACCAAGCGTATCCGTGAAGAAAAGGCTCAGGCCTACTCCGAGAAAGTGAAGGCGCAGAAAGAAGCTACTCAGCCAGCCAAAGACAAGAGCCCGCTCGGCAAACTCTTCGGCTAA
- a CDS encoding glycoside hydrolase family 27 protein: MSHPFRHLRIAVSAALVAATIVTPTLGSGSAHALDNGLALTPPMGWSSWNRFGCDIDQWKIREIADAMVSSGLKDAGYRYVNVDDCWQAVQRLPNGDLTWNPQRFPDGIPGLARYVHAKGLKLGIYGNPGKRSCASWSGSYEGEMGSLGHEYQDARTFARWGVDYLKYDDCWSKVDGVSASHAFITMSQALRATGRPIVYSIHNMPQQPVPSWIPKVANLWRTTADITDNWVSVATIALLTLPLAQYAQPGAWNDPDMLEVGNGGLTLPESRSHLTLWAMLAAPLILGNDIRTMSPETRELLTNRLMLSVDQDQLGRAAVPVHMERGWVLLRPLTGNRWAVSLTNVSETPLVLSVTPQELGLAGHWTYQEAWSGHAGTLTGALTRQVNPHDSALFVLTSGTSPRG, translated from the coding sequence GTGTCACACCCCTTCCGCCACCTCCGTATCGCCGTCAGCGCGGCACTAGTCGCTGCCACGATCGTCACCCCCACACTGGGCAGCGGGTCCGCCCACGCACTCGACAACGGACTGGCACTCACCCCACCTATGGGGTGGTCGAGCTGGAACAGATTTGGCTGTGACATCGACCAATGGAAGATCAGAGAGATCGCCGACGCTATGGTATCCAGCGGGCTCAAAGACGCGGGCTACCGCTATGTCAATGTGGACGACTGTTGGCAGGCCGTCCAACGGCTCCCCAACGGAGACCTCACCTGGAATCCCCAACGGTTCCCCGACGGTATCCCCGGCCTGGCCCGCTATGTTCACGCCAAAGGACTCAAGCTGGGTATCTATGGGAACCCTGGAAAACGAAGCTGTGCGTCTTGGAGCGGTAGCTACGAGGGAGAAATGGGATCGCTCGGACACGAGTACCAGGACGCGCGCACCTTCGCCCGGTGGGGAGTGGACTACCTCAAATATGATGACTGCTGGTCAAAGGTCGATGGTGTGAGCGCCTCGCATGCCTTCATCACCATGTCGCAGGCCCTGCGCGCTACCGGTCGTCCCATCGTCTACTCCATCCACAACATGCCCCAACAACCTGTCCCCAGCTGGATACCGAAGGTCGCCAACCTATGGCGCACCACCGCGGATATCACCGACAACTGGGTGAGTGTGGCCACCATCGCCCTCCTCACCCTGCCGCTGGCACAGTATGCCCAACCCGGCGCCTGGAACGACCCGGACATGTTGGAAGTGGGAAATGGGGGGTTGACGCTCCCCGAATCGCGCAGCCACCTTACCCTCTGGGCCATGCTGGCGGCCCCGCTTATCCTCGGCAATGACATCCGTACCATGAGCCCGGAGACCCGCGAGCTCCTCACCAACCGGCTAATGCTGAGCGTAGACCAGGATCAGCTCGGCCGTGCCGCTGTTCCTGTTCACATGGAACGCGGTTGGGTGCTGTTGCGTCCCCTCACCGGCAACCGCTGGGCGGTGTCGTTGACGAATGTCTCTGAAACCCCGTTGGTCCTCTCTGTCACCCCGCAGGAGCTCGGTCTGGCTGGCCACTGGACCTACCAGGAAGCATGGAGTGGCCACGCCGGTACACTAACAGGTGCCCTCACCCGGCAGGTGAACCCCCACGACTCTGCCCTCTTCGTCCTCACCAGCGGGACCTCACCGAGAGGCTAA
- the prfB gene encoding peptide chain release factor 2, translated as MTPEISADIEDLETRLASIEKVLDPEALQHRVDELEQKAADPDLWNDQEHAQHVTSQLSQVQAQLRKVTALRDRLNDLPIMYELAEEEENPSAQQDAVALADDERAGLRGDIESTEVTTLLSGELDERDAVVNIRSGAGGVDAADFAEMLLRMYIRWAEKRGAKVDVYDTSYAEEAGIKSATFVVHEPYAYGTLSVEQGTHRLVRLSPFDNAHRRQTSFAEVEVLPVVEQTDHIDVPDSDIRVDVYRSSGPGGQSVNTTDSAVRITHLPTGIVVTCQNEKSQLQNKVAAMAVLQSRLLEKKRQEEKDALRELGAGGNASWGNQMRSYVLHPYQMVKDLRTSYEVNNPQAVLDGDLDGFLEAGIRWRANGGADAKN; from the coding sequence ATGACCCCTGAAATTTCCGCAGACATTGAGGATCTGGAAACCCGGCTCGCCTCTATCGAAAAAGTACTTGACCCGGAAGCCCTCCAGCATCGAGTCGACGAACTGGAACAGAAAGCCGCCGACCCTGACCTGTGGAATGACCAGGAGCACGCACAACACGTCACCAGCCAGCTCTCCCAAGTACAGGCACAGCTGCGGAAAGTGACGGCGCTGCGCGACCGCCTCAACGACCTCCCCATCATGTACGAACTGGCAGAGGAAGAAGAGAACCCCAGCGCACAGCAGGATGCAGTCGCGCTTGCCGACGATGAGCGCGCCGGGCTGCGCGGAGATATTGAGTCGACGGAAGTGACCACTCTGCTCTCTGGCGAACTGGATGAGCGTGATGCCGTCGTCAATATTCGATCCGGTGCCGGTGGCGTGGATGCTGCGGACTTCGCGGAGATGCTTTTGCGCATGTACATTCGTTGGGCGGAGAAACGTGGTGCCAAGGTGGATGTGTACGACACGTCCTACGCGGAAGAGGCGGGTATTAAGTCCGCTACCTTCGTGGTGCATGAACCCTATGCCTACGGCACACTGTCGGTGGAACAGGGTACCCATCGCCTTGTGAGACTGAGTCCCTTCGATAACGCACACCGGCGCCAAACCTCATTCGCGGAGGTAGAGGTACTGCCGGTAGTCGAGCAAACCGACCATATTGATGTGCCAGATTCTGACATCCGAGTGGATGTGTACCGGTCATCCGGGCCTGGTGGCCAGTCGGTGAACACTACTGACTCGGCAGTGCGCATCACACATCTTCCTACTGGAATTGTTGTCACCTGCCAGAACGAGAAGTCGCAGCTGCAGAATAAGGTGGCCGCCATGGCTGTGCTGCAGTCCCGACTGTTGGAAAAGAAACGGCAAGAAGAGAAGGACGCGCTGCGTGAGTTGGGGGCTGGTGGCAACGCTAGCTGGGGTAATCAGATGCGCTCCTACGTGCTGCACCCCTACCAGATGGTCAAAGATCTCCGTACGAGCTACGAGGTCAATAACCCGCAGGCAGTACTGGATGGGGATCTGGATGGTTTCCTAGAAGCAGGAATCCGGTGGCGTGCTAATGGTGGGGCGGATGCAAAGAACTAA
- a CDS encoding mechanosensitive ion channel family protein: MSNPTWASILSWLGTQGIQILLIVIGSILLARLAGFVSRRVTRSIAQGEENRDSLVQSETAKHRYAVAQVITYVVVALIVVVAAVGVVDRLGISLTTLVAPATVLGAALGFGAQRVVQDFLAGFFVVTERHYGYGDVVTIWVTGCSEPAEGTVEDVTLRITRVRTADGEVVTVPNGQIVKTINRSKDWARAVVDVPVRNQYIVPATHSLHRLCDDIIHDQQFRDLLLDKPTVIGVEEIGAEETVLRIVARSLPGKQFEVSRELRVRVAHCLAGLGVDSDQVQAVGTSGELSTSAPQSEEKGEDA; the protein is encoded by the coding sequence ATGTCTAACCCCACGTGGGCGTCAATATTGTCCTGGCTCGGGACCCAAGGAATACAGATTCTCCTTATCGTTATCGGATCTATTCTCTTGGCTCGGCTGGCGGGATTCGTTAGCCGGCGAGTCACGCGGAGCATCGCACAAGGTGAAGAAAACCGCGATAGCCTGGTGCAATCTGAAACGGCGAAGCATCGCTACGCGGTAGCGCAGGTCATCACCTATGTAGTGGTGGCACTCATCGTGGTAGTGGCAGCAGTGGGTGTGGTGGATCGCTTGGGAATTTCCCTCACCACTCTGGTGGCACCCGCCACAGTCCTTGGCGCTGCTCTTGGTTTTGGTGCACAGCGCGTGGTGCAAGATTTCCTGGCGGGATTCTTTGTGGTGACGGAACGCCACTACGGCTACGGCGATGTGGTCACCATTTGGGTGACGGGATGTAGCGAACCGGCGGAGGGAACCGTGGAGGACGTCACCTTGCGTATCACCCGGGTTCGGACCGCTGATGGTGAAGTGGTGACGGTACCCAATGGTCAGATTGTGAAAACCATCAACCGGTCGAAGGACTGGGCGCGCGCAGTGGTGGATGTGCCCGTCCGCAACCAGTACATTGTCCCGGCTACCCACAGTCTGCATAGGCTATGTGATGACATTATCCACGACCAGCAGTTCCGTGATCTGCTCCTCGACAAACCCACCGTGATCGGTGTGGAGGAGATCGGGGCAGAGGAAACAGTGCTGCGTATCGTCGCCCGCTCGCTGCCCGGAAAGCAGTTTGAGGTATCCCGGGAATTACGTGTGCGAGTTGCCCATTGCCTGGCAGGCCTCGGAGTGGATTCTGACCAGGTGCAGGCAGTGGGCACCAGCGGGGAATTATCCACGAGTGCGCCGCAGAGCGAAGAAAAGGGGGAGGACGCATGA